From Natranaerovirga hydrolytica, the proteins below share one genomic window:
- the hpf gene encoding ribosome hibernation-promoting factor, HPF/YfiA family, protein MRIIISGKNIETTAALKNVIEEKLEKLERFFTPDTEAKVTLSVQKERQRIEVTIPVKGQIIRAEEEEFDMYAAIDKVVDKIERQLVKYKKKLVDKHRSGGSFKTEFLQTDDLQEEELKIIKTKKFAIKPMDEEEACFQMELLGHDFFVFRNSETNEVNVVYKRKDNNYGLIEPEF, encoded by the coding sequence ATGCGCATTATAATTAGTGGAAAGAATATCGAAACAACGGCTGCATTAAAAAACGTCATTGAAGAGAAATTAGAAAAGTTAGAGCGCTTTTTTACTCCTGACACAGAGGCTAAAGTTACTCTAAGTGTTCAAAAAGAAAGACAACGAATAGAAGTAACGATTCCTGTGAAAGGTCAAATCATTAGAGCAGAAGAAGAAGAATTTGATATGTATGCTGCTATTGATAAAGTTGTGGATAAGATAGAAAGACAACTGGTTAAGTACAAAAAGAAATTAGTAGACAAGCATCGTTCAGGTGGATCATTTAAAACCGAATTCTTACAAACAGATGATTTGCAAGAAGAAGAATTAAAAATAATTAAAACCAAGAAATTTGCCATTAAACCAATGGATGAAGAAGAAGCTTGCTTCCAAATGGAATTATTAGGACATGACTTTTTCGTATTTAGAAATAGTGAAACCAACGAAGTAAATGTTGTATATAAAAGAAAAGATAATAATTATGGATTAATTGAACCAGAATTTTAA
- a CDS encoding NADH-dependent [FeFe] hydrogenase, group A6: MSEVKITIDGKEINVPSGSTILQGAEQLGIHIPTLCHLDLHDIKMVNQSASCRVCVVEVEGRRNLVPACATTVTDGMVIKSNSIRVLNARKTVVELFISDHPKECLTCSKSGECELQDLAEKMGIRNINITGDAMSTYKKEFTTSIIREMDKCIMCRRCETMCNDVQSVGVLSGINRGFDAVVAPAFDEPLENTVCTHCGQCVAVCPVGALSENDNTWKVIEGLADPDTTVVVQTAPATRVALGEAFGYEAGSVVTGEMVAALRRLGFDYVFDTDFAADLTIMEEGTELLGRLEEYLNGKEVALPILTSCCPAWVNFIESQYEELIDIPSSARSPQQMFGSIAKTYFAEKLNVPREKMMVVSIMPCLAKKFEASRDEFSVEGNPDVDVVLSTRELAHLIKRANINIAELEKESYDNPLGISTGAGLIFGVTGGVLEAALRTAYETKTGETLEKLEFEQVRGFDGLRVAQVDMGEITLNVGIAHGLSHARKLLDEIKEGNPRNLHVIEVMACPGGCIGGAGQPYHHGDVNILKKRIASIYSEEKNITIRKSHENPAVKELYETYLGKPMGEKAHHLLHTHYAFKEKY; this comes from the coding sequence GTGTCAGAAGTAAAAATAACCATAGATGGAAAAGAAATCAATGTACCAAGTGGCAGTACAATACTTCAAGGTGCAGAGCAACTAGGTATTCATATCCCAACACTCTGTCATTTGGATTTACACGATATTAAGATGGTCAATCAATCGGCTTCTTGTAGAGTATGTGTAGTAGAAGTTGAAGGAAGAAGAAATTTAGTACCAGCTTGTGCAACTACTGTGACTGATGGTATGGTCATAAAAAGCAATTCAATAAGGGTTTTGAATGCAAGAAAAACAGTGGTAGAACTTTTTATATCAGACCATCCAAAAGAATGTTTAACCTGTTCAAAATCAGGTGAATGTGAATTACAAGACTTAGCAGAAAAAATGGGTATTAGAAACATTAATATAACTGGAGATGCTATGTCTACATATAAAAAAGAATTTACCACCTCTATTATAAGAGAAATGGATAAATGTATTATGTGTAGAAGATGTGAAACAATGTGTAACGATGTTCAAAGTGTAGGCGTATTATCAGGTATTAATAGAGGGTTTGATGCTGTCGTTGCACCAGCATTTGATGAACCATTAGAAAACACAGTATGTACCCATTGTGGTCAATGTGTAGCCGTCTGTCCTGTAGGCGCATTATCAGAAAATGATAACACGTGGAAAGTCATTGAAGGTTTAGCTGATCCAGATACAACCGTAGTTGTGCAAACGGCACCAGCAACAAGAGTTGCTCTTGGAGAAGCCTTTGGTTACGAAGCAGGAAGCGTTGTTACAGGTGAAATGGTAGCAGCATTAAGACGTTTAGGATTCGATTACGTCTTTGACACAGATTTTGCTGCAGATTTAACCATAATGGAAGAGGGAACAGAGTTATTAGGCCGATTAGAAGAATACCTTAATGGTAAAGAAGTGGCTTTACCCATTCTAACATCTTGCTGTCCAGCTTGGGTTAATTTTATAGAAAGCCAATACGAAGAATTAATTGATATACCATCTTCAGCACGATCACCACAACAAATGTTTGGATCAATTGCTAAGACTTATTTTGCAGAAAAACTTAATGTGCCAAGAGAAAAAATGATGGTGGTATCCATCATGCCATGTTTGGCTAAAAAGTTTGAAGCATCTAGGGATGAATTTAGTGTAGAGGGGAACCCAGATGTTGATGTAGTTTTATCCACAAGAGAATTGGCACATTTAATTAAAAGAGCCAATATCAATATAGCAGAATTAGAAAAAGAATCATACGATAACCCATTAGGGATATCAACGGGAGCGGGGCTTATTTTTGGTGTTACTGGTGGTGTTTTAGAAGCAGCTTTAAGAACGGCATATGAAACCAAAACAGGTGAAACACTAGAAAAATTAGAATTTGAGCAAGTAAGAGGATTTGACGGACTGAGAGTTGCACAAGTAGATATGGGTGAAATTACCTTAAATGTAGGCATTGCCCACGGATTATCTCACGCAAGAAAATTATTAGATGAAATCAAAGAAGGCAATCCAAGAAACCTCCATGTTATAGAAGTTATGGCTTGTCCTGGAGGATGTATAGGGGGAGCAGGTCAACCCTATCACCATGGAGACGTTAATATACTCAAAAAACGTATTGCATCAATTTACTCAGAAGAAAAAAATATAACAATCAGAAAATCCCATGAAAATCCTGCAGTAAAAGAACTATATGAAACCTATTTAGGTAAACCAATGGGAGAAAAAGCCCATCACTTATTACACACCCATTATGCCTTTAAAGAAAAATATTAG
- a CDS encoding NADH-ubiquinone oxidoreductase-F iron-sulfur binding region domain-containing protein, with the protein MSNYKNHILVCAGTGCKSADADDIIHNLNQALVDNNMEKDAKVLKTGCFGFCEKGPIVKILPDNTFYVQVKPENAKEIIEEHIIKGRKVDKLLYIDPETKEKIADSKHMDFYKKQMRIALRNCGFIDPDVIDEYIAREGYQALGKVLTQSTPKEVIEIVKESGLRGRGGAGFPTGLKWSFASQYEADQKYVVCNADEGDPGAFMDRSILEGDPHSIIEAMAICGYAIGATKGRVYIRAEYPLAIKRLSKAIEDAREYGLLGEDILGTGFDFDIKISLGAGAFVCGEETALINSMEGERGEPSMKPPFPAESGFWNKPTNVNNVETLANIPIIILKGAQWFSSIGTEKSKGTKVFALAGKINNVGLIEVPMGTTLKEVIYDIGGGIKDDKEFKAVQTGGPSGGCLTKDDLDTPIDFDNLIAKGSMMGSGGMIVMDEDDCMPAVSKFYLEFTQEESCGKCTPCRVGTKRLLELLELICDGKGEFEHLDELKRLSHVIKDTALCGLGQTAPNPVLSTIERFWEEYVAHVEDRHCPSGQCQKLLKYIIKEDKCIGCTLCAKVCPTNAIEGEVKKVHFIDQDKCIKCGACVEKCKFKAISK; encoded by the coding sequence ATGTCAAACTATAAAAATCATATACTGGTCTGCGCAGGAACAGGCTGTAAATCAGCAGATGCAGATGATATCATTCATAACCTAAATCAAGCCTTAGTAGATAACAATATGGAAAAAGACGCAAAAGTTTTAAAAACAGGTTGTTTTGGATTCTGTGAAAAAGGACCCATTGTCAAAATACTTCCAGATAACACTTTTTATGTACAAGTAAAGCCGGAGAATGCAAAAGAAATCATAGAAGAACATATTATAAAAGGCCGAAAAGTAGATAAATTACTTTATATAGATCCTGAAACAAAAGAAAAAATCGCAGATTCTAAGCATATGGACTTTTACAAAAAACAAATGAGAATTGCTTTGAGAAACTGTGGATTTATTGATCCAGATGTAATAGATGAATATATTGCGAGAGAAGGTTATCAAGCACTGGGTAAAGTTTTAACTCAGTCTACACCCAAAGAAGTTATAGAGATTGTAAAAGAATCAGGTTTAAGAGGGCGAGGAGGCGCTGGTTTTCCTACTGGATTAAAATGGTCTTTTGCCAGTCAATATGAAGCAGATCAAAAATACGTTGTGTGTAATGCAGATGAAGGAGATCCAGGGGCTTTTATGGATCGTTCCATATTAGAAGGGGATCCTCATAGTATTATTGAAGCAATGGCAATATGTGGGTATGCAATTGGTGCCACAAAAGGAAGAGTATATATAAGAGCAGAATATCCACTTGCAATTAAGCGCTTATCAAAAGCCATAGAAGACGCTAGGGAATATGGATTATTAGGAGAAGACATTTTAGGAACAGGTTTTGATTTTGATATTAAAATATCCTTAGGGGCAGGTGCTTTTGTTTGTGGAGAAGAAACGGCATTAATCAATTCAATGGAAGGTGAACGTGGTGAACCAAGTATGAAGCCACCATTTCCAGCAGAAAGTGGTTTTTGGAATAAACCAACTAACGTTAATAATGTGGAAACACTTGCAAATATACCGATTATTATTTTAAAAGGTGCTCAGTGGTTTTCCTCTATTGGAACAGAAAAATCAAAAGGAACAAAAGTGTTTGCATTAGCAGGAAAAATAAATAACGTAGGATTAATAGAAGTACCAATGGGAACAACGTTAAAAGAGGTTATATACGACATTGGTGGCGGAATAAAAGACGACAAAGAATTTAAAGCGGTTCAAACAGGTGGACCATCGGGTGGCTGCTTGACAAAAGATGACTTAGACACACCAATTGATTTTGACAACTTGATAGCAAAAGGCTCTATGATGGGATCTGGTGGTATGATTGTTATGGATGAAGATGATTGTATGCCAGCAGTGTCTAAGTTTTATTTGGAATTTACACAAGAAGAATCTTGTGGAAAATGTACCCCTTGTAGAGTAGGTACCAAAAGATTACTAGAACTTTTAGAACTCATATGTGACGGAAAAGGAGAGTTTGAACACTTAGATGAATTAAAGCGCTTAAGCCATGTCATTAAAGATACAGCGTTATGTGGTTTGGGACAAACGGCACCTAATCCAGTTTTATCAACAATCGAAAGATTTTGGGAGGAATACGTTGCCCATGTAGAAGATAGACACTGTCCATCAGGTCAATGTCAAAAATTATTAAAATACATTATAAAGGAAGATAAGTGTATTGGATGTACGCTCTGTGCAAAAGTCTGTCCAACCAATGCAATAGAAGGTGAAGTTAAAAAAGTACATTTTATTGACCAAGATAAATGTATTAAATGTGGGGCTTGCGTAGAAAAGTGTAAGTTTAAAGCCATTTCAAAATAA
- a CDS encoding (2Fe-2S) ferredoxin domain-containing protein yields MAKIKSLEELTKLKEEVRSTMNVREQGDNIEKLIRVKVAMATCGIASGAREIMDYFITTLGSEGMDNVVVTQSGCMGYCYAEPTIEVTLPEKEPVVYGNVTKEKVDEIISQHIKKGELVDGIIPITHQTIE; encoded by the coding sequence ATGGCTAAAATAAAATCTTTAGAAGAACTAACAAAGTTAAAAGAAGAAGTAAGATCCACAATGAATGTAAGAGAGCAAGGAGACAATATAGAAAAACTAATTAGGGTTAAAGTTGCAATGGCTACTTGTGGTATAGCATCAGGCGCAAGAGAAATTATGGATTATTTTATAACCACGCTGGGTTCAGAAGGTATGGATAATGTTGTTGTCACTCAAAGTGGCTGTATGGGATACTGCTATGCTGAACCAACAATAGAAGTTACATTACCAGAAAAAGAACCTGTGGTTTATGGGAATGTAACAAAAGAAAAAGTAGATGAAATTATTAGCCAACACATTAAAAAAGGTGAGTTAGTCGACGGAATTATTCCTATAACTCATCAAACAATAGAATAA
- a CDS encoding NADH-quinone oxidoreductase subunit NuoE family protein, whose translation MVTKEQLSSEKYQELEQYINELPDIKGELITVLHKAQKIFGYLPKEVQYFVGRKMGIPTAKVFGVVSFYSYFSMEPKGKHHVAVCMGTACYVRGAEKVLNEFKNLLGIDVGKTTEDGKFSIEGLRCVGACGLAPVVLVGEKVYGRVTPEMVKDIIAEYN comes from the coding sequence ATGGTAACCAAAGAGCAACTATCAAGTGAAAAATATCAAGAGTTAGAGCAGTACATTAATGAACTACCTGATATAAAAGGTGAGTTAATAACGGTACTACATAAGGCGCAAAAAATATTTGGTTATTTGCCAAAGGAAGTTCAATACTTCGTAGGAAGAAAGATGGGCATTCCAACAGCAAAAGTGTTTGGTGTAGTCAGTTTTTATTCTTATTTTTCAATGGAACCCAAAGGCAAACATCATGTTGCTGTATGTATGGGGACAGCTTGTTACGTAAGAGGCGCAGAAAAAGTTCTTAATGAATTTAAAAATCTATTAGGAATTGATGTAGGCAAAACAACCGAAGATGGTAAGTTCTCAATAGAAGGCCTTAGATGTGTTGGAGCCTGTGGTTTAGCACCGGTGGTTTTAGTAGGCGAAAAGGTATATGGTAGGGTAACACCTGAGATGGTAAAAGATATTATTGCTGAATACAATTAA